Proteins encoded in a region of the Halosimplex halophilum genome:
- the prf1 gene encoding peptide chain release factor aRF-1, producing the protein MSEQQEQSDKQKYEFRKVIEELKGYSGSGTQLVSIYIPEDRQVSSVVEHVTQEHSEASNIKSKDTRTAVQDALTSIKDRLRYYDTYPPENGMVVFSGAIDTGGGRSDMITRTLESPPQPIESFRYHCDSDFLTEPLEEMLADKGLFGLIVLDRREANVGWLRGKRVEPVKSASSLVPGKQRKGGQSAQRFARLRLEAIDNFYQEVAGMANDLFVDERHEMDGILVGGPSPTKDEFLDGDYLHHELGDMVLGKFDVAYTDESGLHDLVDAAQDVLDEHEMLQDKKYMERFFDELHDGDLATYGFGPTRENLNMGAVETLLLSEDLRQDVAVYDCPEGHTERELLGQSESLDDERTCDRCGEEMEGDREDAIDHLMELADQRGTETYFVSTDFEKGEQLLSAFGGIAGILRYSTGV; encoded by the coding sequence ATGAGTGAGCAACAGGAACAGTCGGACAAACAGAAATACGAGTTCCGCAAGGTCATCGAGGAGCTGAAGGGCTACAGCGGGTCGGGGACGCAGCTGGTCTCGATCTACATCCCGGAGGACCGGCAGGTCAGCAGCGTCGTCGAACACGTCACCCAGGAGCACTCCGAGGCGTCGAACATCAAGTCCAAGGACACCCGCACGGCCGTCCAGGACGCCCTGACCTCCATCAAGGACCGGCTGCGCTACTACGACACCTACCCGCCGGAGAACGGGATGGTCGTCTTCTCGGGCGCCATCGACACCGGCGGCGGTCGGTCGGACATGATCACCCGCACGCTGGAGAGTCCGCCCCAGCCCATCGAGTCGTTCCGCTACCACTGCGACAGTGATTTCCTCACCGAGCCGCTGGAGGAGATGCTCGCCGACAAGGGCCTGTTCGGCCTGATCGTCCTCGACCGGCGGGAGGCCAACGTCGGCTGGCTGCGCGGCAAGCGCGTCGAGCCCGTGAAGTCGGCCTCCTCGCTGGTGCCGGGCAAGCAGCGGAAGGGTGGTCAGTCCGCCCAGCGGTTCGCCCGCCTGCGCCTGGAGGCCATCGACAACTTCTACCAGGAGGTCGCGGGGATGGCCAACGACCTGTTCGTCGACGAGCGCCACGAGATGGACGGCATCCTCGTGGGCGGCCCCTCCCCGACCAAAGACGAGTTCCTCGACGGCGACTACCTCCACCACGAGCTCGGCGACATGGTGCTGGGGAAGTTCGACGTGGCCTACACCGACGAGTCCGGGCTCCACGACCTCGTCGACGCCGCCCAGGACGTGCTCGACGAGCACGAGATGCTCCAGGACAAGAAGTACATGGAGCGGTTCTTCGACGAGCTCCACGACGGCGACCTGGCGACCTACGGGTTCGGCCCCACCCGCGAGAACCTCAACATGGGCGCCGTCGAGACGCTCCTGCTCAGCGAGGACCTCCGCCAGGACGTGGCCGTCTACGACTGTCCCGAGGGCCACACCGAGCGGGAACTGCTCGGCCAGTCGGAGAGTCTCGACGACGAGCGGACCTGCGACCGCTGCGGCGAGGAGATGGAGGGCGACCGCGAGGACGCCATCGACCACCTGATGGAGCTGGCCGACCAGCGCGGCACCGAGACGTACTTCGTCTCGACGGACTTCGAGAAGGGCGAGCAGCTGCTCTCGGCGTTCGGCGGCATCGCCGGCATCCTGCGGTACTCCACGGGCGTCTAG
- a CDS encoding bacteriorhodopsin, whose protein sequence is MPAPGSEQIWLWIGTAGMFLGMLYFIARGWGEEDQKRQEFYIVTILITAIAFVNYLAMATGFGLTTVNVAGEELSIYWARYTDWLFTTPLLLIDLGLLARANRNQLTTLVSLDALMIGTGAVATLAGGNFVAGGLGDGARRLVWWGISTGFLLVLLYFLFGTLTEQAQELGSDVGAKFAQLRNLIVAVWLVYPVWWLAGTEGLGLLPEVSGSVLFVETAGFMVLDLVAKVGFGFLLLSSRQVLDDVSAATGTGAAATADD, encoded by the coding sequence ATGCCAGCACCAGGGAGCGAGCAAATCTGGCTGTGGATCGGGACGGCAGGAATGTTCCTGGGCATGCTGTACTTCATCGCCCGCGGCTGGGGCGAGGAAGACCAGAAGCGCCAGGAGTTCTACATCGTGACGATACTGATCACGGCGATAGCGTTCGTCAACTACCTCGCGATGGCGACCGGCTTCGGGCTGACGACGGTCAACGTCGCCGGCGAGGAGCTCAGTATCTACTGGGCGCGGTACACGGACTGGTTGTTCACGACGCCGCTGTTGCTGATCGACCTCGGACTGTTGGCGCGGGCCAACCGCAACCAGCTGACGACGCTGGTCAGCCTCGACGCGCTGATGATCGGCACCGGCGCGGTCGCGACGCTGGCCGGCGGCAACTTCGTGGCGGGAGGCCTCGGCGACGGCGCCCGCCGGCTGGTCTGGTGGGGTATCAGCACCGGCTTCCTGCTGGTACTCCTGTATTTCCTGTTCGGGACGCTCACCGAGCAGGCCCAGGAGCTGGGCAGCGACGTGGGCGCGAAGTTCGCACAGCTGCGTAACCTGATCGTCGCGGTCTGGCTGGTCTACCCGGTGTGGTGGCTGGCCGGCACCGAGGGGCTCGGGCTGCTCCCCGAGGTCAGCGGGAGCGTCCTGTTCGTCGAGACGGCCGGGTTCATGGTCCTCGACCTCGTCGCGAAGGTCGGCTTCGGGTTCCTGCTGCTGTCGAGCCGGCAGGTCCTCGACGACGTCTCGGCCGCGACCGGGACCGGCGCCGCCGCGACCGCCGACGACTGA
- a CDS encoding DUF6276 family protein → MTCPDCGAPTLSFPVPERYREALPGEHAAAEVCTRCLALRPVADPPDEVPDFTAISDAVPSNDDAAVPFVLMVGLIPSLATNRSEISELLATVERAGTDPLLALDRLADDPTVDAAADLRGRRRQLEQLL, encoded by the coding sequence ATGACCTGTCCCGACTGCGGCGCGCCGACGCTTTCCTTCCCGGTCCCCGAGCGGTACCGCGAGGCACTCCCGGGCGAGCACGCGGCCGCCGAGGTCTGCACTCGCTGTCTCGCACTCCGGCCCGTGGCGGACCCGCCCGACGAGGTCCCCGACTTCACCGCCATCAGCGACGCGGTCCCGTCGAACGACGACGCGGCCGTCCCGTTCGTGCTGATGGTCGGGCTGATCCCGTCGCTGGCGACCAACCGCTCGGAGATATCGGAACTGCTGGCGACCGTCGAGCGGGCCGGGACCGACCCGCTGCTCGCGCTCGACCGCCTGGCGGACGACCCGACCGTCGACGCCGCGGCCGACCTGCGGGGGCGCCGCCGTCAGCTCGAACAGCTGCTGTGA
- a CDS encoding V-type ATP synthase subunit D has translation MAEDVKPTRKELMQIEERIELSERGHDTLEQKRDGLIMEFMDILDEAQDVRADLDEKYEEAQNAINMARAMDGDVAVRGAAAALKEHPEITTESKSVMGVYIPQIDATKVSKSLDERGYGVLGTSARIDEAAEAYEELLDQIILAAEVETAMKKMLDEIETTKRRVNALEFKLLPELRSNQEYIEQKLEEQEREEIFRMKKIKDKKEAEEDEEKEAEADEEAEEDAVPADD, from the coding sequence ATGGCCGAGGACGTCAAACCCACTCGCAAGGAGCTCATGCAGATCGAGGAGCGCATCGAGCTCTCCGAGCGCGGGCACGACACGCTGGAGCAGAAGCGCGACGGCCTCATCATGGAGTTCATGGACATCCTCGACGAGGCCCAGGACGTGCGCGCCGACCTCGACGAGAAGTACGAGGAGGCCCAGAACGCCATCAACATGGCCCGCGCGATGGACGGCGACGTGGCCGTCCGCGGCGCCGCCGCCGCGCTCAAGGAACACCCCGAGATCACCACCGAGTCCAAGAGCGTCATGGGCGTCTACATCCCCCAGATCGACGCCACGAAGGTCTCCAAGAGCCTCGACGAACGCGGCTACGGCGTCCTCGGGACCAGCGCCCGCATCGACGAGGCGGCGGAGGCCTACGAGGAACTGCTCGACCAGATCATCCTCGCCGCCGAGGTCGAGACGGCCATGAAGAAGATGCTCGACGAGATCGAGACGACCAAGCGCCGCGTCAACGCCCTGGAGTTCAAGCTGCTGCCCGAACTGCGCTCCAACCAGGAGTACATCGAGCAGAAACTCGAGGAGCAGGAGCGCGAGGAGATCTTCCGCATGAAGAAGATCAAGGACAAGAAGGAGGCCGAGGAGGACGAAGAGAAGGAAGCCGAGGCGGACGAAGAAGCCGAAGAGGACGCCGTCCCGGCCGACGACTGA
- a CDS encoding DUF5615 family PIN-like protein, with protein sequence MRVLCDEHVPPALVSALRSEGFEVETVGESVELGSPDADLLEFASDRGYAVLTSDSDFVDRKGHSGVLYYEDQNVSTRELVRAVRMVDDLLPDDAVEGETIFLPDGWT encoded by the coding sequence GTGAGAGTTCTCTGCGACGAACACGTGCCGCCCGCGCTCGTCAGCGCGCTCCGGAGCGAGGGGTTCGAGGTCGAGACGGTCGGCGAATCGGTCGAGCTGGGGAGCCCCGACGCGGACCTCCTCGAGTTCGCGAGCGACCGGGGCTACGCCGTGCTCACGAGCGACAGCGACTTCGTCGACAGGAAGGGCCACAGCGGGGTCCTGTACTACGAGGACCAGAACGTGTCGACCCGCGAGCTGGTTCGTGCGGTCCGGATGGTCGACGACCTGCTCCCGGACGACGCCGTCGAAGGGGAGACGATCTTTCTCCCGGACGGGTGGACGTAG
- a CDS encoding Brp/Blh family beta-carotene 15,15'-dioxygenase, whose product MALARERTDARVPPAARAPLRALVVWIPWVPIAVATLAFAAGLSVPPAWRYVPLVASVVAFGLPHGAVDWAALPRAAAGRLTTRWLAVVGAVYLVAGGAYAAAWFLAPLAAAAAFLALTWFHWGQGELHPLREVLDADHLDTRPRRALTLAVRGALPMGVPLVAFPGRYRAVLGSFVAPFGGSVPAWPFEADARLAVGAALAGLTLLALAVGYRAAGDRRAWAVDAGETGLLWTYFLVVPPVFAVGLYFCCWHAPRHVARVLALDDRAVDALERGRLAPALGRFAREAALPTLVALVGCGALWWAAPAPEPTLAGATGVYLVAVAVLTLPHVVVVTWLDRFAGYW is encoded by the coding sequence ATGGCGCTAGCCCGCGAGCGGACCGACGCCCGGGTCCCGCCGGCCGCCCGCGCGCCCCTGCGCGCGCTCGTGGTCTGGATCCCGTGGGTCCCCATCGCCGTCGCGACGCTCGCGTTCGCGGCCGGCCTCTCCGTCCCGCCGGCGTGGCGGTACGTCCCGCTGGTCGCCAGCGTCGTCGCGTTCGGCCTGCCTCACGGCGCCGTCGACTGGGCGGCGCTCCCCCGGGCGGCGGCCGGCCGACTCACCACCCGATGGCTCGCGGTCGTCGGCGCCGTCTACCTGGTCGCCGGCGGCGCCTACGCCGCCGCGTGGTTCCTGGCGCCGCTCGCCGCGGCCGCCGCCTTCCTCGCGCTGACGTGGTTCCACTGGGGCCAGGGCGAACTCCACCCGCTCCGCGAAGTACTGGACGCCGACCACCTCGACACCCGCCCGCGGCGCGCGCTGACCCTCGCCGTCCGCGGCGCCCTGCCGATGGGCGTCCCGCTGGTGGCGTTCCCCGGCCGCTACCGCGCGGTCCTCGGATCGTTCGTCGCCCCCTTCGGCGGGTCGGTGCCCGCCTGGCCATTCGAAGCCGACGCCCGACTCGCCGTCGGCGCGGCGCTCGCTGGGCTGACGCTCCTCGCGCTCGCGGTCGGCTACCGCGCGGCCGGCGACCGGCGGGCGTGGGCGGTCGACGCCGGCGAGACGGGGCTGCTGTGGACGTACTTCCTCGTCGTCCCGCCCGTCTTCGCGGTCGGGCTGTACTTCTGTTGCTGGCACGCGCCCCGCCACGTCGCCCGGGTCCTCGCGCTGGACGACCGCGCGGTCGACGCGCTGGAACGCGGCCGGCTCGCGCCAGCACTCGGCCGGTTCGCCCGCGAGGCCGCCCTGCCGACGCTCGTCGCCCTGGTCGGTTGCGGGGCGCTGTGGTGGGCGGCGCCGGCGCCCGAACCGACGCTGGCCGGCGCGACTGGCGTCTACCTCGTCGCCGTCGCCGTGCTGACGCTGCCCCACGTGGTCGTCGTCACGTGGCTCGACCGATTCGCCGGGTACTGGTGA
- a CDS encoding bacterio-opsin activator domain-containing protein — MTRSTAGAGRRVLYVDPDDERAAPVADALREAGYAPERARDAAAALDAVATDPPAAVVSERRLPDSSGLDLLGDVRERTDDLPFLIFTAVGDEHLASEAIAAGVTDYVPRDPPEKQLGALVDALDAAITEGDRRFARVTEELKDRAMDEAPVGITIADGKRRDTPLIYVNEAFEELAGYDEADVLGRNCNFMQGDDSDEAKIAEMAKAIDAGEPVSVELVNYTDDGEQFWNRVHIAPIHGEGEEVTHYVGFQEDVTDRVEAEREAQRQAEKARAERETVEALLDRLDGLVTDVTSELLSAETRSAVERAVADRLVETDEYALAWVGEAEPATDTIRPGTWAGVADPPSLELPVDGADPAARAARTGDAQFVDADAVPAVYDGLVDGGAGGLAALPLQYGDVSYGVLVVALRPEADLPEPEQRVLAAVAQSTAMALHALTSQRLLGSDDVTELAFSLTGADPFFVGLSGELGAEFVHTGTVTRDAGPTTFFFETDADPDAVAEAAAARADVTACTPVTAGDGRAVVEFSVGESPLVDLLLDRGGRVGAMSASDGTGELTVEIPPEAQPRAVVEAVEDRVDGADLSAYREHERPADSRQDVRARIDDRLTDRQSTALQTAIVGGFFEWPRETNGEDLAAAMDIGRSTFHQHLRAAQRKVFEELYG; from the coding sequence ATGACTCGCTCCACTGCGGGGGCGGGACGGCGGGTGCTGTACGTCGACCCCGACGACGAGCGCGCGGCGCCGGTCGCCGACGCGCTCCGCGAGGCGGGCTACGCCCCCGAACGGGCGCGGGACGCGGCGGCGGCGCTGGACGCGGTCGCCACCGACCCGCCGGCCGCCGTCGTCAGCGAGCGGCGGCTGCCCGATAGCTCGGGGCTGGACCTGCTGGGCGACGTGCGCGAGCGGACCGACGACCTGCCCTTTCTGATCTTCACCGCGGTCGGCGACGAACACCTGGCCAGCGAGGCCATCGCGGCGGGCGTGACCGACTACGTGCCGAGAGACCCGCCCGAGAAGCAACTGGGCGCGCTGGTCGACGCCCTCGACGCGGCGATCACCGAGGGCGACCGCCGGTTCGCCCGGGTCACGGAGGAGCTGAAAGACCGGGCGATGGACGAGGCGCCGGTGGGGATCACCATCGCCGACGGGAAACGGCGGGACACGCCGCTGATCTACGTCAACGAGGCCTTCGAGGAGCTGGCGGGCTACGACGAGGCGGACGTGCTGGGGCGCAACTGCAACTTCATGCAGGGCGACGACTCCGACGAGGCGAAGATCGCCGAGATGGCGAAGGCGATCGACGCCGGCGAGCCCGTCTCGGTCGAGCTCGTCAACTACACCGACGACGGCGAGCAGTTCTGGAACCGGGTCCACATCGCGCCGATCCACGGCGAGGGCGAGGAGGTGACCCACTACGTCGGCTTCCAGGAGGACGTGACCGACCGGGTCGAGGCCGAGCGGGAGGCCCAGCGCCAGGCCGAGAAGGCCAGGGCCGAACGCGAGACGGTCGAGGCGCTGCTGGACCGTCTGGACGGGCTGGTGACCGACGTGACGAGCGAGTTGCTGAGCGCCGAGACCCGGTCGGCGGTCGAGCGGGCGGTGGCCGACCGGCTGGTCGAGACCGACGAGTACGCGCTGGCGTGGGTCGGCGAGGCCGAGCCCGCGACCGACACCATCCGCCCGGGGACGTGGGCCGGGGTCGCCGACCCGCCGTCGCTGGAACTCCCGGTCGACGGCGCGGACCCGGCGGCGCGGGCCGCGCGGACGGGCGACGCGCAGTTCGTCGACGCCGACGCGGTGCCGGCGGTCTACGACGGACTGGTCGACGGCGGCGCGGGCGGGCTGGCCGCCCTGCCGCTGCAGTACGGCGACGTGAGCTACGGCGTGCTCGTGGTGGCGCTGCGGCCCGAGGCCGACCTGCCCGAGCCCGAACAGCGCGTGCTCGCCGCGGTCGCCCAGTCGACCGCGATGGCGCTGCACGCGCTGACCTCCCAGCGGCTGCTGGGCTCCGACGACGTGACGGAGCTGGCGTTCTCGCTGACCGGCGCGGACCCCTTCTTCGTCGGCCTCTCCGGCGAACTCGGCGCGGAGTTCGTCCACACGGGCACGGTCACGCGCGACGCCGGGCCGACGACCTTCTTCTTCGAGACGGACGCCGACCCCGACGCCGTCGCCGAGGCCGCCGCCGCCCGCGCGGACGTGACCGCGTGTACGCCGGTGACGGCGGGCGACGGGCGGGCGGTCGTGGAGTTCTCCGTCGGCGAGTCGCCGCTGGTCGACCTCCTGCTCGACCGGGGCGGGCGGGTCGGGGCGATGTCGGCAAGCGACGGCACCGGCGAACTGACCGTCGAGATCCCGCCGGAGGCCCAGCCGCGGGCGGTCGTCGAGGCCGTCGAGGACCGCGTCGACGGCGCCGACCTGTCGGCCTACCGCGAACACGAGCGCCCGGCCGACAGCCGCCAGGACGTGCGCGCCCGCATCGACGACCGCCTGACCGACCGCCAGTCGACCGCGCTGCAGACGGCCATCGTCGGCGGCTTCTTCGAGTGGCCCCGCGAGACCAACGGCGAGGACCTGGCCGCCGCCATGGACATCGGCCGCTCGACCTTCCACCAGCACCTCCGGGCCGCCCAGCGGAAGGTCTTCGAGGAACTGTACGGCTGA
- a CDS encoding lycopene cyclase domain-containing protein: protein MSSLTYVQFHALYVLPVLAALTATVHHRRDSVDWRVGAAGLVVVTVLAVAYTLPWDRLLISMGVWSYGAGTVAGRLWGVPYEEIAFFVLQPALTTLWTLHVAGPVVEGVTHTRRDRLLGAAAGLAVGLVGLLALTAPATTYAGAILAWAGPVLALQWGVGWRYLWRVRARVAAAVLVPSAYLWAVDRLAIRAGVWTISDTYTTGLAVAGLPVEEMLFFVVTNCFVVQGVVLFRWVVGRWR, encoded by the coding sequence ATGAGCTCGTTGACCTACGTCCAGTTCCACGCGCTGTACGTCCTGCCGGTCCTGGCGGCGCTGACTGCGACGGTCCACCACCGCCGCGACAGCGTCGACTGGCGGGTCGGCGCCGCGGGACTGGTCGTCGTGACCGTCCTCGCGGTGGCGTACACGCTGCCGTGGGACCGCCTGCTCATCTCGATGGGGGTGTGGTCCTACGGCGCCGGGACGGTCGCGGGCCGCCTGTGGGGCGTCCCCTACGAGGAGATCGCCTTCTTCGTCCTCCAGCCCGCGCTGACGACGCTGTGGACGCTCCACGTCGCCGGCCCGGTCGTCGAGGGCGTCACCCACACCCGGCGGGACCGGCTGCTCGGCGCCGCGGCGGGGCTGGCCGTCGGACTCGTCGGCCTGCTCGCGCTGACCGCGCCGGCGACGACGTACGCGGGCGCCATCCTCGCGTGGGCGGGCCCGGTGCTCGCCCTGCAGTGGGGCGTCGGCTGGCGGTACCTCTGGCGGGTGCGCGCCCGCGTGGCCGCCGCCGTGCTGGTCCCGTCGGCGTACCTCTGGGCGGTCGACCGGCTGGCCATCCGGGCGGGCGTGTGGACCATCTCCGACACCTACACCACGGGCCTGGCGGTCGCCGGGCTCCCGGTCGAGGAGATGCTGTTTTTCGTCGTGACGAACTGCTTCGTCGTTCAGGGCGTGGTGCTGTTCCGCTGGGTGGTCGGCCGATGGCGCTAG
- a CDS encoding DUF433 domain-containing protein, with protein sequence MSEIVATEDTLGGEPRIEGRRIGVLHVVDRVLDGEQSPEAVAAEFDLDLADVYRALTYYYDHPDEMREWRRRKREAAETAREAQPDPEESQRRA encoded by the coding sequence ATGAGCGAGATCGTCGCGACGGAGGACACCCTCGGCGGCGAACCCCGCATCGAGGGCCGTCGGATCGGCGTGTTGCACGTCGTCGACCGGGTCCTCGACGGCGAGCAGTCCCCCGAGGCCGTCGCGGCCGAGTTCGACCTCGACCTCGCGGACGTGTACCGCGCGCTCACGTACTACTACGACCACCCCGACGAGATGCGGGAGTGGCGCCGACGAAAGCGGGAGGCCGCGGAGACGGCGCGGGAAGCACAGCCGGACCCCGAAGAGTCCCAGCGGCGAGCGTGA